ACTGGATATAAGGTACCACCGGAGGGGGTCTCCTGGCTTCCTGAAGACGGGCCAGCACGCTGCTCATGCCGACGACCAGCAGGAGGAAGCCGATGAAACCGTTGTTCACGGCCACAAGGGTGACGATCAGGAGGAGCGTGAAGGCTATGCCCAACTTGAAGAAGATCGCCGGCAGAATGATCATGAACCTCTTCACTGCGTGATGCACGAAGGTGCGACCTGAGggtggttgaaaaaaaaatgaaatggtACAAGAAAAACGTCTTAACTCGGCCAAAATTTCTAGAAATGTTTGAATCTTTGCACCTTGGGAGAAAATTGGGCTTAATTCTAATTTTACGCTTTTCTACAAGTCCCCAGTCCTAGAGATGAACAACGAGTGCTAGGAATGAATACGTATGggcaaattttaatgaaatataatataataatggtATACTAGGTATACGATGTCCTCCTTTCCCTCTATAAGTTTATTACTTCTCATACGAACTTCGGCGTTGATTTGGAATCCGATTTAacattataattttcatttcctaaatatACATCCGCTACACTGAGCCGTGATTTGATTATATTATTCTTGACCGCATTTTATTACTGACATGTAACCCACTTTCGGCATTTAAACCGAATCTTCCATATTTTTGAAACATCTATTAAAAATACAACAAGATACTAAACCGGAGTTGAGAAAATGTTCGAATTATCTGAGGACAAAGGACACAATTATAATCATTACCTTGTTCGATCAATTCTCTACCAATTTCAAcgttttcttcttcatttttcacTACCGTTTCGCTCGGAGCAGCTGAGGTACAACAAAAGCAAAAAACGATAACGAACAAGGCGCAAAACTTCATTTTCCCCATCTTCTATCTACGCCCGCACAGACACCAAACGTCTACTGGTCGATAAGTCTGCCGTTTGTGCATGATATAAACTCGGATCAAAATCGATCAAAATTTCGATCACGTATGTCTAGGAGACAGTTGAATTGTTTCGGTTGACCTGATAGCTGTATCGCTTGTAATGATCGATGGGGAAAATTCGGAACACACAAAATATGAACTGGATTCGTTTTGGATCGATCGCTGATCTAATTCACATTTGGAAAAATACTAGTTGGatccattcatttttttttaacgaaatatGCAACATCCTTTTCAGAAGCTTAATAGTAccagtgaaatttttttaaaccgTTAGATATATCTGAAATTTCAACGTAAATTAGACCATATTTCGAGGCTTCTAGAAGCAAGCTAAACTAacagatatttcagaaatatgttCATTCGGGTTAAAATGAATACCTACATAAGTAATAACTCTCATCTCCAAGTAGATCGAAGCCTGAAGTGGAAAAGAATGGTATGAAGAGAATAACTGGAAATCTTTAAGATTCGAATACGTAATTCACATCTTTATAATCGCTCTAAAACCGTTCAATCAACACCTTCATTATTTTCCACCCTTTCAATGCTGAAGATCGAAAAATGTCTGTAATTAATACCTATGATCATGGCTGAACACGAGGAAATGAAGCACC
The window above is part of the Coccinella septempunctata chromosome 8, icCocSept1.1, whole genome shotgun sequence genome. Proteins encoded here:
- the LOC123319309 gene encoding uncharacterized protein LOC123319309 gives rise to the protein MGKMKFCALFVIVFCFCCTSAAPSETVVKNEEENVEIGRELIEQGRTFVHHAVKRFMIILPAIFFKLGIAFTLLLIVTLVAVNNGFIGFLLLVVGMSSVLARLQEARRPPPVVPYIQSIPTAYHHHGWDRSDNQDGQQASKGVYDQQYAPSVGYYTRYVANAS